AAAGAAGAATTTGAGGAACAATTTGAACAATGATGGCACTTAAATGACGAGAAATAAAGAATGACACTTTAAAAAGGCAAATAATATTCGATTATTGCTTCTTCTTCACTAAATATATAGCGGTGCAATTTTCAGCCAATGTTTAGCAAgtgaataacaaaatattatataattaaaaaaaaaaaacgtgcaATAAATAATCtttcagtaaaaaaaaatttgcgTGCGTACATGTGTTTGCACGCGCGCGCGCATATACATGATTTGGCATGGTTagatttttcgaattttagTTGCAACATAGTATTATTTTTttgctaaaattaaataaatatatatatcataACATTTATGTTATCATTTAGAACACTGCAAATGACTGCTCTTTTTAAAGAACGGTctttgaattattgaaatataaattttatatacgcATATATCCacttctaataataattgctcGTTATagtcaattataaaaatattactcaAGTGCGATATCTGAACAGATGTTAGCATAGTGCAGTCTCGCTATATAGTACCCTCGTATGTGTTCTGCTTAATGAGTTCCCTTTCGTACTGTCTTTCACATTATATTGGTGATAAAAGACGCGAAggcataaaaattgcaaatttgttcATTGTTAGCAAAGCTTTGTCGACCAAGCACTGCATAGGAGTTTCGCTTATATCTACAGCTTTATCTAGGGCCATACATCAAGACTTCACTACACTCTATTGTCATAGAATTTTACACCGAATATTAGAAATATGAATCATAACTCGTAGATTTCTAAATGTGTAAAAGTACTATGTTAATTAATTGCAACGTGCTAATCCTTTGCAGCTTTCAATTCTTTTACAATAATAACAACTTTCATAAGAAAAAACAAAacagtatttttaaataaaattaatacattactTCCAATGTATTTAGAAAGATAACAAATACAATTACTTGAAGTAACATTGATTTGCAACGTGACCAAACTACAGCCACAAAGGACTCATCAATTAACACCAACGATTGTGCGCAATTAGTATTTGAATTAACTTAGTTAATAACTTTAAAACGTATTGCTTCAGAAATATCTCTTAAACTCTAAAGTAATATATCAGATTCTCGATAACATCAACGAATTATATATAtccatttacaatttttaaaaactgtatcaaaattataacagatttaaaaataacaatctACTATTCagttattaaaacaaaatatacgattttcaatgttttcataaaatctgttcataaataatatttataaagaagCGAGTATTAGAAATAATTCTACTGTGAAAAAGTATCAATGAAACATCCGTTAAATACATTATCAAGAATCGACATCATTTTcattgttataatttataaccCCCCTGCATCTTCCGCCTTTTCGTTAATGATGTctttatctttttctttttcctgcTCTACAGTATTTATATTGGTATTACTTATATCCTCTACATTTATCTCTTTCTTAACTGTAATATCTCTTGAAATTGTATCGGATGATTCATcgttttcatttgttttttcgGCTTGATACTGTACCAGTTCATTATTACATACTGATTGATCATTAACTTCTATCACAGATTGTGTTGTAGTCTCCGATGGAGATACAGAATTGTTGGTTGCTACTTCTACAGTTTCTTGcaaagaaatttcattttcagaATCCTTGCAAACAGTATTTTCCGCTTGTTCCAACAGTTGCTGATCATCTTTAGTTGGAAGAATTTCTTCTGATTTAACGATTTCATCATTTTCATTCGCACCTACTACATCTTTAGATTGAGCATTACTTGTTTCGGAAGacgtattattattttcttgtagaTCCTGTGTTATGTTATTTACAACTTCTGCACCAttgttttcattatttaaatcaAGTTTTTTCAAACCCTCTTTATCAACATGTTCGAGACTTTCTGTTTCTGATGAAAAACCCGCGCAAGTTTCTTCTGATTCATTTTTCAATACTATATCATTTGCAATCTTATTTTCAGCATCCATTTCGCTACTTTCTATAGTATGTACTTCTGTATGCTCAAGTTCAGTTACCTCAAGTGAATCTGACTTTTCTGTTTTAACGTCATTTTCAACATTTGTTTCATCAGTAACCGAACTTTTCTGTGTAACATTCACATTTGAAGCATCGTGTTTTATTATTCTCGTATTTCCTTTCATCGGTTTTGGCGATTTAGGAGTATATGTTCTTTGCTGGTCTTTCTGTGGATAAGATCTAAATTCATTATCGTGATATTTGTGAAAATTTGTATCGTCCTCCCTTTTGCCTTCTTTTCTTTGATAGTACAAAGGCCTAGAATCACTGTCTTTCTTCTTTTGTGAATGAGATCTCTTTATGTTAGAAAACTTTTGATTATTGAAGAAACTTCCTTTTGATTTGTCTTCAAATGATTTTTGACGAAAGAATGATTCATTTTCAGTTGTAGGTGTATCAACATCTGAATGACTATATGTGACACGAGTTCTTTGGCGTGGTCCAACTCTACCTGTGCCAGCTATGCTTGGAGAATTCACTGAAACACaaaacatgatataatacatAACAAAATTATCATATACAATAATGgtaaaagtatataaaataaacatctATAAAATACCTTTAATACTCATAACTGGTCCTTTTATTGCACTGCTCTGATTTAGTGTCACTTTAATACTTTTATCAGTTGCAATAACAGTTCTTTCTTCAGAAGTTGGAGATTCAGACCTTTTCACAGTTGTAGGTGCATTATTTCTATGCTGATTGTATGTAGTATGAGACCGATTGTCATGATTGCCATGAACATTTTTTGCTGAACCACGGTAAGGGCGATGATTTCCACCTTGATTGTAATTAACATGCTCGTTGTCTGTAAGAAACATGTTCTGACAAAACAGTTGTGAgcttttcaaaatacaaaatttaacagCAATGAAACATACTATTATCATATTTCCTGCCGgaatctttatattttttccTGACATTGGAGAATCTAGGCAGTGCTGTATTCTGCAGCCTGTCAGAGTAGTACTGTGTAGATGCATGCTCTCTATTTGGATCTCTCTCATACTCATCATTTCTATTATGTGTTGTGAACtaacataaattattgtacatgtaacaaaaataataaaatactataaaatgaatattatttgacacaaaatactataaaaatatattaatactttaTCATTATCCCATTCTCTAAGCCAGTTGCCTTCTGCTGTTCTTTGTCTACTAATACGATCTTCGTCAATTCGATTTCTTTCTGCTCTCCAAGCATCATATCCTGACTGTGATTCACCTTTGTAGTTTCccttattgaatttattatccTGCTACAGAATAGAATAATCTTGAATAGCTCATAAAAACCACAAATTAGATTTATGAGCATATTCTTTCATACCTTCTCTACATTTTCTCTTCCACCAATCTTTTTCCTGAAACTGCCTCTTAATCCTTTATTATTAAATCTATTTCCAACAGTTTCTTTTGTGTATTCAGTAGGTTCTTCTCGCTCAGAATCTGCTAAAAAGTTGTATTTAGGATCTGGTGGTGGTCCTTCAccctaaaaaatttcatttttataattcatgttaaaaaataaatgtgccATAAAATTTTGATGCATACTTGGGCAAAAGAATGTATTTTCCTTCCTTCACCAGAATGAGACTGCGGTACATATTCATGTCTTTCTTTGGTTGGCTTTTGTTTGGTTTTAGGTGAGTTGGTAAATTCTGGTGGTTCTTTCCTCTCTGGCCAATCTGTTGATGGTACCATTTGCACTAAAGCATTTTGTTTAGCTGCATTTTTTTTATCTTCTTCTACTTCCTAATGAGGaaaataattcacaaaataaacttaaaaaatcatataaattgactaacataaatttataataaacagaATGCACATGCTTTcattataattgtttaaaattatatttcaaactacaatattattaaaataaaaaaaatatatacatggaCAGTATCTTGAGGttctattttataataaatacctCATGTCTTCTTTTAATTTCCTCATTCAATTGTCGAATTTTATTGATCTTTTCTGTAAGTGCACTCGAAGCCATCTGAAATTATACCACAAGAAAGTAGAATTAACATAtgaatcatattttttaaacattaaactttcaaatacatatttttctgGATCAGTAGGCTATCTGTAAACTACAGCTATAATGttacacttttcaaattttaggaaaaaagttaaaattgtcaaatggttGTAGTCTTAGAActaatgtatatatgtataaatagtatagtagtatagttgtATAACAGAATCAATGAAAcagtaatgtaataatatagcGATCTGAATATTATTACTGGTGTAATAATATTTGATCTCTAATCCTGAGCACcaagatattaataattaaaaccaaataattaattataaaatgtaattgtatttttaaaaaagtgttcatcaattaaaatagaaattaaaaataaattaagcataatacaaattttataaatttaatcgcGATAAGTTTAATGACATTATAAAGTGCTTAGTTATTTGTGTCACCACTCATTTCATTCCATAAACAGTTTCACTTCCGAATTCTTTATCATTTGAACACAACCTTACAATATGTACTTTGTTATACTAATATGTTTAACACAATTGCTTTTCATTTTATAGCAACGAAAATAATTGGTgatataaaaacaataaaagaagaaagaatggTGATGACACAATTTATATCTCTTCAGAATGTACccttttattttagaaatcaCTGTGTCTATATTaagatgt
The Megachile rotundata isolate GNS110a chromosome 5, iyMegRotu1, whole genome shotgun sequence DNA segment above includes these coding regions:
- the LOC100880979 gene encoding uncharacterized protein LOC100880979 isoform X2 is translated as MASSALTEKINKIRQLNEEIKRRHEEVEEDKKNAAKQNALVQMVPSTDWPERKEPPEFTNSPKTKQKPTKERHEYVPQSHSGEGRKIHSFAQGEGPPPDPKYNFLADSEREEPTEYTKETVGNRFNNKGLRGSFRKKIGGRENVEKDNKFNKGNYKGESQSGYDAWRAERNRIDEDRISRQRTAEGNWLREWDNDKFTTHNRNDEYERDPNREHASTQYYSDRLQNTALPRFSNVRKKYKDSGRKYDNNNEHVNYNQGGNHRPYRGSAKNVHGNHDNRSHTTYNQHRNNAPTTVKRSESPTSEERTVIATDKSIKVTLNQSSAIKGPVMSIKVNSPSIAGTGRVGPRQRTRVTYSHSDVDTPTTENESFFRQKSFEDKSKGSFFNNQKFSNIKRSHSQKKKDSDSRPLYYQRKEGKREDDTNFHKYHDNEFRSYPQKDQQRTYTPKSPKPMKGNTRIIKHDASNVNVTQKSSVTDETNVENDVKTEKSDSLEVTELEHTEVHTIESSEMDAENKIANDIVLKNESEETCAGFSSETESLEHVDKEGLKKLDLNNENNGAEVVNNITQDLQENNNTSSETSNAQSKDVVGANENDEIVKSEEILPTKDDQQLLEQAENTVCKDSENEISLQETVEVATNNSVSPSETTTQSVIEVNDQSVCNNELVQYQAEKTNENDESSDTISRDITVKKEINVEDISNTNINTVEQEKEKDKDIINEKAEDAGGL
- the LOC100880979 gene encoding uncharacterized protein LOC100880979 isoform X1, translating into MASSALTEKINKIRQLNEEIKRRHEEVEEDKKNAAKQNALVQMVPSTDWPERKEPPEFTNSPKTKQKPTKERHEYVPQSHSGEGRKIHSFAQGEGPPPDPKYNFLADSEREEPTEYTKETVGNRFNNKGLRGSFRKKIGGRENVEKQDNKFNKGNYKGESQSGYDAWRAERNRIDEDRISRQRTAEGNWLREWDNDKFTTHNRNDEYERDPNREHASTQYYSDRLQNTALPRFSNVRKKYKDSGRKYDNNNEHVNYNQGGNHRPYRGSAKNVHGNHDNRSHTTYNQHRNNAPTTVKRSESPTSEERTVIATDKSIKVTLNQSSAIKGPVMSIKVNSPSIAGTGRVGPRQRTRVTYSHSDVDTPTTENESFFRQKSFEDKSKGSFFNNQKFSNIKRSHSQKKKDSDSRPLYYQRKEGKREDDTNFHKYHDNEFRSYPQKDQQRTYTPKSPKPMKGNTRIIKHDASNVNVTQKSSVTDETNVENDVKTEKSDSLEVTELEHTEVHTIESSEMDAENKIANDIVLKNESEETCAGFSSETESLEHVDKEGLKKLDLNNENNGAEVVNNITQDLQENNNTSSETSNAQSKDVVGANENDEIVKSEEILPTKDDQQLLEQAENTVCKDSENEISLQETVEVATNNSVSPSETTTQSVIEVNDQSVCNNELVQYQAEKTNENDESSDTISRDITVKKEINVEDISNTNINTVEQEKEKDKDIINEKAEDAGGL